The genomic region GTTTGGGAGATTCCGCTTGCGTCGCCCATTTCAGAACGCATCGAGCGAAATTTAAGTACCCGTATCTTTGTATCATGACGGCCCCACCTAAGCTGTGTGAATATAGGCGAACCTTTGCTTTCCAGCCGAATAGCGAGCATGATCAAAACGAGCAACGGTGCCAACACCACCAGTGCAGCTCCAGATAGGAGAACGTCCATCACCCGTTTAACAAGAAACTGCAAGCGTACTCCGAGGACTTCATTCAAACTTTGAGCGCTTTGGGATTTAAGATTCTCTGATCCAAGGACACTATTCAGGCCTTCATAGAAGGTATCTTGCATCCCAGCATCTCTGATCATAGACAAAACTGTAACCTCATAGTAAACCAAGCGCCGAAGTAAGCCATACCTCACTTAAACAATTCAGTCACTAGCTAAGTACACCTTTAGTTAACTATTGCTCAGCAATTTTTGATACATATTTTCCGCTATCAACTTATATTTCGTGTTTAGCGGCAGTCGATATGCGCTGCTTCTGCATAGCGGCGCCCAAAAAAGGCGTGTGAGTACCTGTCGGTACGTTCCGCACTCGTAGATCGCTCGATTGGTAAGTTCGACCCACAAACATCCTGACGGACGATGCAGTGGAGTATTTGTGGTACGTCACTGGGGTTTTGCCTTCGGTTGCTCGCCGATTGCGCGGTTCGATGCCGGTTTTGCCAAGAATCAACTGTTGCGGCTAAGTGGCGACAGGTTCGAGCATCCGCCTAGACAATTGCCGGCCAACGAATGGAATTTTTCCGACGTCAACTCCAGTGATAGCCTGGGGGAAAATTGCTGGCCTTTTAAATCGATCAGAAACTGACCGGCATCGGCTATATCCGGAAGCACATCTGACACAAACTAATGCCTAATGTCACTTAGCTCCCAATGGGTAATACGCGTCCTCATTGATCAGAACCCATCGGCCCATTCTCTGCGTCCGATGGACATGATCCGCCAAGGCTGGCTCTCAAGTTTGCGCCAGGCGTCGCAGCAATGGGCGACGATGTCATCGTAGGATTTGAAGATGCGGTTGGAGAGCCAGTTCTCGCGCATGAAGAGCCAGAGATTTTCAACCGGGTTCAGCTCTGGCGATTTCGGCGGCAGCGGCAGAATAGGGATGTTGGTGGGGACAACGAGTGCGTTGGACATATGCCAACCGGCCTGGTCCATGATGAGGATGGCATGTGCGCCATCGGCGATGTGACGGGATATTTCTGCCAGATGCTGGGTCATTGCGTGGGTATCACACCACGGCATGACGAGAGCGGCGGCCTTGCCGAGCTTGGGGCAGATGGCACCGAAGATGTAGGCGGAGCGGGTTCGCTGGTCATGCGGCGCGAACGGCCTTGAGCCTCGCTTTGCCCAGCGACGGGTGAGCTTGTTCTTTTGCCCGATCCGGGCCTCGTCTTGGTACCAAATTTCTATTCGTTTTCCTTGTGCCGCTCCGCTCGCAATCTCTGCCACTGCGGCGGGGAAGTTATGGAATGGCTCGCCCCTCCCTCCCACATCGTGCATTTTGCATGGAGAGATTTAACAAGGAGCAGAGCAATGCAGATAGCTGTGTTAGGAATTGATCTTGGAAAGAATAGCTGCAGTGTGGTTGGACTTGACGAGCGTGGGCAAGTCGTACTTCGGCGACGGTTGCGTCGAGAGGGTGTCATCAAACTCGGCTCAACTCTGCCGACGTGCATAATGGCGATGGAAGCGTGCTGTGGCGCCCACCATGTTGGTCGCCAACTTCAGTCTCAAGGTCATGATGTTCGTCTGATGTCACCCGAATATGTGCGTCCTTACATAAAGGCTCAAAAGAATGATGACCGCGACGCAGAGGGAATAGCGGAAGCGGCTACGCGTCCGACGATGCGTTTCGTCGAAATCAAGGACGAAAACCAGTTGGATATGCAGACCCTCCACCGTGCGCGTGACCGTCTCGTCGCGGAACGGACTGCTTTGATCAACCACCTGCGGGCGATCCTCTTGGAGCGCGGCCTTACCGTTCCGCAAGGTCGTCGTAAGCTCGAGATCTGGCTTGACATGAAAACTGATGAAGGAAAGCCCGCCCTCAGTCGCCGGACAATAACCCTCATAGCGGATATGCGTGCGCAGTGGAGTGAGATGGACCGCCGCATCGCAGCATTTGACGATGAATTCAAAGCCCATGCCCGGTCTGATCAGCCATGCCGGCTTCTAGCCACTATCCCCGGCATTGGACCTCTGAACGCAACTGCGTTGGTTGCGTCAGTTGGGTATGCGCAATCCTTTGGACGCGGCAGAGACCTGGCGGCTTGGCTAGGCCTTGTGCCACGACAGATAACAACCGGGGGAAAACCGAAAGTACTTGGTATCACCAAACGAGGAAATGGATATCTAAGAAAGATGCTCATCCACGGCGCGCGCGCAGCTCTTCCAATGCTTTCCAAATCTGAGACGCCTCTTGGCGACTGGTTACGGGGTCTACTTGGTCGCCCTCACAAGAACAAAGTGATCGTTGCACTCGCAGCAAAGTTAGCGCGTATCGTGTGGGCTGTGTTGCAAAGCGGCCGTCCCTACAAAGAAAACGGCTTGGGTTCGGTAATCCAAGCATAACCAAATAATCAGCAACGATCGCCGCTGGCGGACGCTGCTGAAGATATCTGCATGTGGTTGTGAAAGATGGCCTGACTGTCGAACGGCATTTCGAAATCCTGGTTAAAAAAATGGCGCAAGCCGCCGAGGAAGTTATGAGGATCGAAATGCGCGGAGCTCCATCTTGGCCAGGGTTTTCCCTGAGACCGGATACGTTGGCGCAGACTTGTTCAAACATCGATCATAAAGCGCTTGCAGACGGGGCGAGCCATACGTTTTTTTAAACTCCTCAATGGCTTGTGGGTCCTGCTCATGATGTTTCGGTCGTGCGGCCAGCTTGCGATAACCAAGGGCACGCACCTCCCGGCTCAGCGTCTGTTGGCTCACCGAGACACGAAAATCTTCCCAGAGCCATTGCGCCAGATCACACAGTCGCCAGCGCACGACCCCGTCGAGATTGGGCGTCGGACCCGCTCAATGGCCTTTGCCAGCGCGGCCCGCTGAACATCGTTCAACCGTGACCGGGGTCCTGGAGCCTTGCCATCGATCAGCCCCTCGGGGCCATTGGCATTGAACCGCAAGACCCAGTCGCGCACGATCTGCAGCGTCACATTGCCCAGCCGCGCCGCATCCGAGCGTGAGCCTCCCTCATAGATCGCGGCAAGTGCCAAAAGACGACGCGCTTGACCCGCATGCTTGCTTTGGCGGGCCAGACGCCGAAGACTTTGAGCGTCAAAATCTGCACGTAATGAAATCCCCACTCCCATCGCAAACCTCCAGTTTGTGCCAGAGATTCAGATGGGGTGGTTGCCGCCCTCCCGAGACGGCATCGGAATGTGCCAAGATGTGGTGTTGTGACCACTTAGCGGAAAGGACGGCAACCGTTATGAACGATACGATGATTGGCGTGGATTTGGCAAAGAATGTCTTTCAACTGCACGGTGCTTCGATGAGCGGGCAAGTCAGGTTTCGAAAGAAGCTGTCACGGCAGAACTTTTCCAAGTTCATGGCGGAACACCCACCGGCGTTGGTGGTGATGGAGGCCTGCGGCAGCGCGCATTACTGGGC from Rhizobium rhododendri harbors:
- a CDS encoding IS110 family transposase, which encodes MQIAVLGIDLGKNSCSVVGLDERGQVVLRRRLRREGVIKLGSTLPTCIMAMEACCGAHHVGRQLQSQGHDVRLMSPEYVRPYIKAQKNDDRDAEGIAEAATRPTMRFVEIKDENQLDMQTLHRARDRLVAERTALINHLRAILLERGLTVPQGRRKLEIWLDMKTDEGKPALSRRTITLIADMRAQWSEMDRRIAAFDDEFKAHARSDQPCRLLATIPGIGPLNATALVASVGYAQSFGRGRDLAAWLGLVPRQITTGGKPKVLGITKRGNGYLRKMLIHGARAALPMLSKSETPLGDWLRGLLGRPHKNKVIVALAAKLARIVWAVLQSGRPYKENGLGSVIQA